The nucleotide window CATtcggacaggtgtgtgtgtgtgtgtgtgtgtgtgtgtgtgtgtgtgtgtgtgtgtgtgtgtgtgtgtgtgtgtgtgtgtgtgtgtgtgtgtgtttcatgtagtgaccaagtgtgtgtgtgtatgtgtgtgtgtgtttcatgtagtgaccaagtgtgtgtgtatatgtgtgtgtgtgattttagtGGTTAcgtgtcttagagagagagagagagagagagagagagagagagagagagagagagagagagagagagagagagagagagaggggcaatgGTAGGAAAGTTCTATCTATcgtccattactctctctctctctctctctctctctctctctctctctctctctctctctctctctctctcaagacaccCCCGACAACACAAGCTCACGATAGGAATATTGATATGGTGACAGCACGAAAagttgaaaatgaaagaagaatagggtatgaagaaggaggaggaggaggaagaggaggaggaggaggaggaggaggaggaggaggaagaataggaggataTAACGATGGAcggcatgaaggaggaggagataaatacatgaaaataaaaaggaaaggaagaaaaaaaagtttgaatgaagaaaggaagggtatgTTAAATTTTACAGCACCCAttgaactaaagaaagaaaaaaaaaagataaaaaaagattagataagaTTACTAAGGAGGTAAAGAACATAGAGTGTTAATGTAAAGGGGAGGCAAATGAGAGTTTACGTGTTCTAAACAGATAagactaagataaataaataaataaataaataaataaaaatagagacgTAAAATTAACATTAAGTCATACCACTGGATACATCTTtgctattattatattactactactactactactactattactactactaccattgttattcttgttgttgttgggtgaaaattatcaaaagacggagaaaggaaagaaaaaagaagaaacgaagaagaggaagattaacaGTGATaccgcagtagtagtagtagtagtagtagtagtagtagtagtagtagtagtagtagtagtagtagtagtagtagtagtaacagtgagaaaagagagaagggacgTGAGGAGATGACACGAAGACAAGGGACAATAGCAATGATGGAAgatggcgggagagagagagagagagagagagagagagagagagagagagagagataggggggtACTGGCTCTCATTTGAATGGCAGACAGCTGGTCCTCCCCCTGTGTGTCCTGTCTAGTCCTTTTTACAATCCCGCTTACACCCTTcgcattctttccctcctctctctctctctctctctctctctctctctctctctctctctctctctctctctctctctctccacgatctttcttctcttttagtATCTGCtatttaaattttcttcctgtgttgtatttttttaaagtttctctTACTGTAAATGTCTTCGTTTTATTACTACCGTGTTCTGTGCTagaatatttgtttatttgtttatttattttattttattttttttttcgttgttgctTTTTCTTGCCGTTGGCgattggtatgtgtgtgtgtgtgtgtgtgtgtgtgtgtgggtgtgtgtccgGTGTATCTATATGTAACACTTGTTTCACTGAATCTAcaaaagaattctctctctctctctctctctctctctctctctctctctctctctctctctctctctctctctctgatcaagatgcttactactactactactactactactactaccaacaccaccagtgccgctactactactactactactactactactaccaccaccaccaccaacaccaccaatgCCACCAGCCTCGAGctacaccaccactaacagtatcaccaccactgtcaccaccaccaccactgttgtcaccaccaccactgccaaaaTTATAAATACTCTCGTTACAGGGAAGCAAATGTGAGTAACAGGCCTCCTTTAAACTAATATTTGGCTCACTCCGCTGCAGCACCACTTCATCACCCCCAGAAGTACGTGCGAATATAGTACAAATGAATATAGAACAGAAGAAAGGTGGATACAACATTGCAAAGTTTTATTgtatagcgtgtgtgtgtgtgagcgcgtgtgtgtgtgtactgttcgTTTTcttatccgttttctttcatttttttttttgctggttttcttttttttaaggatactgaaggaaggaaggaaggaaggaaggaaggaaggaaggaaggaaggaaggaaggaacgaacgaacgaaagaacgaatgatggatgaaaggagggaaggaagggagaaaagagggtatgaattaatgagagaacaaaggaaggaagaaaggagggagggaaaggagagagggaaatatgaaagaagaaacgaagggagagagggaggaagaaggaaagactgaacaaggaaatgaatgaaggaataatgaatgaagtaaagatagatagataaatatatataggtacgtaggttgatagatagaaaaagaggaaataaaagaaaaaacagtgatacatagaattacatacatagatacacagcGGCCCTTGACCTTACGACtactgagaaaataaaataaaataaaggatagcaaagtagaaaactctctccccacctttcaggaaagagataaaaaaaaatatatttatatcttGGGGGAGTGAAAGAAGTAAAAGTTCGAAGGAAATTGTGTAGgatagaatgaaaatagatgaggaaggaagaagggatcaggagtgaaaataaaacaaaaggaggaagaaaagaagaaaaataaaagaaaagaaaagtagggaAGTAATggagacataaagaaaaaaaaagaaaaaacggaatctacaacacgagagagagagagagagagagagagagagagagagagagagagagagagagagagagagagtggccgACAGAACacccgtggcctttgaaaagagtcgtgatgagagaacaaacgTTGACAGAGAATACAAATCCCACTAACTAAAACAGCATCCGTAGCAAAGTTTGTCCAGTGTAATGCCTTCAGGTTGCGAGGTCATTGTTCTGCTTGCTCGCTATATAGAATCTGTGGGAATCTGACGGATGATAAATTAAATATGACAGAGGTGTTTCGTCATCTGTATGCGATACGTGTTATAAGAATGACCAACACTGTCCTTTATTAGTAAACTTAGAAGGTACTGGCGCAAAGCTTTACAGAATAGATATGTTTGccgttgatctctctctctctctctctctctctctctctctctctctctctctctctctctctctctctctctttcaggtgtGACATATCATAACACACCTGCTATAGAAGATATATTACACCTACCATTCATTTTCCACTGTTGATGAAAGGAACGATGTACCTGTTGTCCAGCGGAGGAACATATGTAACCAAACATGTGATGAAAGTACTGAGgatcatgatcatgatgatgatagtagtagtaatagtagtagtagtagtagtagtagtatactatatatatatatatatatatatatatatatatatatatatatatatatatatatatatatatatatatatatatatatatatatatatatacacacacacacacacacacacacacacacacacaccaccaccaccatcatcatcatcaatttccATCACATCTTGCGTTACATAAGAGTTCCTCCGCTGGACAATAGGTAGGCTACAACGTTCGTATCATTAACAATGGAGGGCAAATAgcgtttgtatatatatatatatatatatatatatatatatatatatatatatatatatatatatatatatatatatatatatatatatatatatatatatatatatatatatatatatatatatatatatatataaacactatTCGCCTTTCATTGTTAATGATACGAACGCACgaagtatgtaaaaaaaaaaaaagatcaaacatTACATTTAGTGGATAAAACAGTGACAACAATGCAAGGCGTGCTTGACCCATCACCAGTGACCCACACTATCGCCCCAGAATATAAAACACAGGCCTGGCAATTAGCGGATCTTGGTCCCACTGGGTATTAACGCTGGCCAGAGCTCCCCCTTCCCGTGTCTCAGGGGAGGGGTTGGATGTTTGCAGGTGTTCCAAAGCACCTCGAGATGCCTTACATAATTCCCTCGCCCTAGCAGTTTACAAGCCTGTACACGAGTACTTTTCAATCAGTGTCTTATCAAGAGTTACTGACTCGCTTTTATGCCCAAGTAATAAGATATTAAGTATAGTATAGAAGTGATGTCTTTGGTTTTCAAATACTAAGAGAAAATAGTTCATGTGTTAGTAAAGAAACAATGAAGCACCGTAATGCACACTTCTCACTGAACACGACCAACCTGTTGCAGGCCAGAGCGCTGATTCCCTTACGTGCTTCACCTAGGAGAAGAGGCTTGTCACTACCGTTCGAGAATTGAatatagtagtaaaagtagtagtagtagtagtagcagtagtagcagtagtagtggtggtggtgatactagtAACGTTATTCAAATATACAtcaatacttatttattttatctgctTTAGTTATACATttattcgttctctctctctctctctctctctctctctctctctctctctctctctctctctctctctctctctctctctctctctctcccctaaaaagatgaagaaaattaaatacagaCTTGCAGAatacaaagagagacagaccgaccgataaacagacagacggagggaGCAAGAACATCACTACATCTAACAAACACGTGATGATGAAatgaagacaagaaataaatgttaaaataaTACTTCCCAATATTGTGATACCCAAACAAACCCGTGGTATGTGGTAACTTTTGAAATACCCCACATGATGCACCCAAACTCTTGAAACCACCCAGAAATTTACACTTACTTTCTTTATACCACTAAAAACACCCCCTACACTGAATACCCTATGCATACAGATCTATGTAGAGTTATTGAGGAGTTCCAGGAATTTATATTATTAACTGTAATATAGGTAACGTGTCCTATCTGGCAACAttcgtctccctttctctctgccccactccctctccctctatccccATCTCTGTCATAAACAAACTTGAATATTTGAATGGTCTGCTACAGCTACAAGAGATTTATGATATGCTGAACAATTCTAGCCTCATCTCTGTGCATGTATAGGATTGATAACATCCATAGGACTCGCTACTGAGTAATAACAAGGTGAAAGAAACGATAATTCAAAAGACACCAGTAATGTTTGTATCGATCGCGAGAAGGAATTTTAACAGATATTCCCACGTGCTCTCACAACCTTAACTGCACTGGGGTAACTTAATTAAAAGACTGTTTAGTATTTATCCAGTATTTTGTTGTATTGTCACctggtttattttttctttattagtgtgtgtgtgtgtgtgtgtgtgtgtgtgtgtgtgtgtgtgtgtgtgtgtgtgtgtgtgtgtgtgtgtgtgtgtgttatttcgtGTCTGGTCAAATTGATGTTATGGGCGTATGCATTTGTATGTTTTAGAGGGAAATGACATGCTATGGTTAATTTTGAAGTTACATAAGGTAATACAGAATTATGTTAGGCTTTGAATGATATCATATTTAATTGCTGAGCCCTAACATTGCCTGTTTTCATATTAATTTACTCTTCTACCTACTTTTTTCTCTGGGTCCTGGTGTGCGTATATAATAAAGCGTGATAATCACAACTGCTACAAGTATGCAGTGTTTTTTCAATAGGTAAGTATTTATGAACCTTATTATAAGGCATAACTTTTTAAATGTTCGAGTCGAGCCATTCATATTTCCCGCGAAGGGTTTAAATGTCCCTTGGTACTGAGGCGCCCGATACTGGGGAACGTGAagtcatcataattattatccATAACACTCAAATGTCACTAACATGCATATAAGAGCACGAAAAATTACCTAAAacctgaaaatataaataaaatataataatatcaatagttAGAAGATTCATTTATTGGTAtttgatagagaggtggccagtGAAGCCCTCACTGAAACCCGTCAGAGATGCGTGCGCAGTGACGTCACGCGGCAGAGCTGCTCTGATTGGCTGCTTCAAACCGTGGCGGCGACAGTAGGTCAGCTGTTCCTCTCCTGCTCCCACAGCTCCACCTCGTCCGCTAAAATTTCCCATGTGGTGTGTGTAGAAACGCTCCTTCCCGGTCACCGCGACTTCTCCCGGAGCGTGCAGGTGGCGTAGTGTCTTGAGGGAGGTCAGAGGGTGGTCACTGGTCAGGGTGCTGCAATAATGTCCTCCATGCACATAGATGAAGACCAGGAGAACCGAGTGCCGGCCCATAGGAGGCtcaagagggaggcagggaccAGCGGGACTCGATCTGCTTCTTTCGGACTGCAGGGGAACAACAGCAGACGGCCTGTGCTGTGCCCTATTGGGTCGTCCAATGTACGCAAGCAGCCCGTCAGAGCAGCAAAACAGGTGAGGGTTGTTTTTGTATGGGTGGCTGAGTGTACTGCTCACCTTATGTTCCTGAGCAGCTTATTACAAGAGCAGATCATGTGAGGGGCTGCGTTTATGAGTGATTGTGTGTGTACTTCTGTTCACCTTATTTATGTTCTTGAGCAGCTTATTACAAGAGCAGATCATGTGAGGGGTTGTGTTTATGAGTGACTGTGTACTTCAGCTCACTTTATTTATGTTCTTGAGCACCTTATTACAGGAACAGATTGTGTGAAgggttgtttgtgtgtgggtattGCGTAGTTTATGTTCCTTAGCACCTTATGACAGGAACATTTTGagtgtgacttatttttttatgttcctgaGCACCCCATTACAGCATTATGTCATTTTGggcttgtgtttgtgtgggtgaaTGAGTGACTTGTATGTGGTATTGTCTGTTCAGTTTATCACAGCAACTGAAATAAAgggttgttgtgtttgtgttaattTTATCATTAGTATCGTATCTGTTCAGCTAATGTTCCGGTGCGGTCTTTCACAACAAATTAGGTAAGGGTCTGCTGTGcctgagtgtttttataagtagtGATTGGTATTTTGGTAAGCAGCATCCTCCAACCCTTACCTTGACTTTTTTCAGTTCACACAGCTCAGGGTTGTTACAAAATAGGGTGAACGCCCCTgtatttgtgtgattttttttttttctattgctaTATTGGTATTTTTGTAAAGAGCACCTTCAGGTATTAATCCTCATTCCATCGCAAGTTAATAAGGCAGCAAATATGCGGAGGAGCTGTCATGTTTATGCGTGTGTTTGTTACAAATATTGTTCAGTCATTTCAAAGTTCAGTTCAGCTATAAAGGAAATAACTGGCCTCTTAATTTATCAGGGCATTGTCATACCTAACCATACCTACTTTTGTTCTTGAATCCAGGCAGTAACTTTCCAGTCCTAACCCTACCCAGCGAATAGTATCCACACTATACACTTAATATTATGCAGGAGACGCTGTTCCCTGAAAACAGAGCTCGCATATCCTAAATTACCATTGTTTATATGTAGGCTCGATATAATTAGTAGGCTGTAATAATCAGTTACAGCTAAAAGATGCTTAAGATATTTCGGCTATTCGGTAATTAGACCCAGAGaacatttatataattttcttataCTGTGGCCAGGCAGTGATGTAGGTTGGGGAGGAAATGTGAATAGGCATATTACTCATTATATCATAGGTGGATTTAATAACAACGAGCTTGCTGAGTTATAAGCTCAATGAtccatttatctttctctcagGCTTGTGGAAGTTTtatgagagggggggggggttgcaTGATAAAATGTCGAGCGAGTAGTTTCAGTTTAAGTCCGGTTTGTAGTGGAGAGTTATGTAGCAGTCGTGCATTATTTCACGGTGTTACCGTGTTGGCCTCGTGGTGAAGGGTTGACATTCACCTAACTGAcaactgattgattggctgttACCCTAATCATTAGTGTTACCAATTCCCTCATTATTTATTAGTGTTTACTACAATTGACCCATTTAATACTTCATTTTGCTACATGTTAAACGACAGATTGCGGTTATATATTCGATTTTAttgaaatttttaaaaaattttgTCGGTTATTTTTCATGTGCACATGTGCGTTACATGCACGTGTAAATCTGTCCAAAATTTACTGATTTCTGAGCACAAGTTTGTATGGTCTACACGAGTTCCATCGTCAAGCATTACGACAACGCGTGTTTCATTACTAAACTTTTTGTGGTGAACGCCTTGGGCTTTTGAAATAAAATGTCAGTGGGCAGGTTGATGACTTTTGGCGCAGCAGGATGGAGAGTGGAACTGTGCAAGGGTCTTTAAAAGTGTCAGCTGAGGGCCACAAGGGGGACGGGCGGCGGGAAATTTGAATATCGCGGAGGGTCCACCGAGCTCGCCAGGGGGGACGGGGTAGGTTGAATGCACAGGGGTGATGAGAAAATTTGACTGCAGACAACTGGGATAGTCGAATTGCATTAGGGTGGAAGGCTTAGGATAGCTCACGTAATGGTGCTAAGAACCTGTTGGCAGTCCACGTAATGGTACCAGTACCCTACATATATAAGCAACTTATAAAACTATAGGACTGTTTGGCACTACTAAGCTTCTTGCTGGAGGAATACAGCAAATTAATTAGAAGCTTTGCTGGATGGTTACGAAAGGAGCAGCTTTGAAATGTTTGAATCATAGTAATTAAATAACGTTTGAAAGCCCACGTGCCAAAAAGTTTTTGGCACTATAAGTTGGGAAGTAAGCACTAGGCACTGGACTATTAACTAGACTCAGACATTATTCAGACATGTGCATAGGCCTggtcaggggagggagggaggggttggCTGCCTTGGTGGAAGGAACAGTCAAGTCCAGAGCGGAAGTAAAACTTGGGGGCCTCCCAGGTAAGGCCGTTGGCATGGATGGACATGGACGCGCTCCCAGCCACCGCACACCCCACTGCCGGGCGTGCTGGGCGTCTTTGTGGAATATATCACCACTTATATACACGAGGGGCTATATGCATCCAAACCTACATACATTACGAATAACAAATTGTTAGACTCATCATGAGTGGTGACTGGGATGGACAGGGACGGCGCAACAcacggaggagggaggcagtgtTTGAAATGAAGCACTGTTCCAAGGAACTTGCCAGCTATGCGGCTAGGATGCCTCCTTTGTCCCACACACGAGCTGCTCAATGCACGTAGACCtaaaaacataataaatgaCGCAATGCTAGGCTGTCATCATAAGTGGGGATTGAGATGGACGGCGGCAGAGGCAACTGGAGGTGTTTGAATTGATGCGCGGCTCATCGGAACCCGCCAgcctgccttccctctccccttcccccccctcccccctctcccatccccagcAGCGCCTCACCGACAGGCTTCGGACCAGAGCAGCATTCACACGTTGCTGTAAGCCTGAAAAAAGGTCCCTGGTTGGGTGTATTTAACGATTAATAGCAGAGTTCACTGTTAAGGTGATGCTAAGTGGTTAGTTTGGGGTGGTACTGGCTAGGCGTAGCTATGGAGTTAACGTCTGACTGCAGCGGCCTTGAGGATTAAATGTACAGCATGCCGATGTGTTAACGTACCCAATTCAAAAAGAGCATAAGGAGGCTGTTTCTCTCTCCGTTTTATTGGTTTAGGTACTCAAACCGTGTGTTCAGTTGGGTATTAGAGTGTCCTTACATCTTGCTTTCATGTAATGGCAATGTTAGGCTAAATTCAGGGAGTGGTTCCCTCATTACTGGAGCTTCTTCATGCAGTAATATTTCAACTCGTTTCTCTATAAGCCAAATTAGTGTCATTTACATTTATCTCAAGCTTTGTGATAAATATTTTTAAGAATCACTGAGATTCCCGTAACtttattaagtaaataaaatgcagGGACAAATCGAGAAAGGGTGTTACAGATTTTATTGCACAAAAATGCTAATTGCCTTCTTTGTAGTATGCTAGTTATCTGCTGTGAAAGGCTTGAGTATGATGAGATTTCGTTGAACTAAGTGTTGCCTCTCCAGTGGATAGGATGTTAGTGATGAATGTGGTGGGGACTTAATTACAAGCAACTGCTAACTGCCTTTCTTTGAATTACAGGGTGTCAGCTATGAGACTGGAGTGCCACAGCAAAGTGATGAAAATGCGGGTGCTATACAGAAGACCCTGTCCACCAGCAGTCTGCAGTCCTTCACCATCCATCAAGATTCCACCAGCAGTCTACCTTCCAGCACCTCCATCTCAGGCAGCCAGGCCGCCACCTgcgccaccaccacatcatcctcatcttcatcctccaaCAAATCATCCTTATCCCTATCCCAATCCCACTCCACTTCCTTACCTGCAGTCCGTCAACCTTTGAGGGAACGGAAAGTCAAGCCTACACAAGATGAATCCCCTGAAATTATTGATCTTGACCCTTCCATCACAAGTTTACACAGGTGAGGCTTAATGATGCAACTGTTCCACCTCTGTGCAGTAATGGATATAAATGCATAAGGGTTAAGTTTGCAAATATTAACATGATTAAACAATAACAGAATAAGTCACCCTGTAGACAAAGGGAATATATTTCAGTACCTGTGTTTATGCTCATTAACCTCCAAATAATATCTCTGCCACACAGGTCTTCGGACAGCAGCGAAGCCtcgggagggggagaggtaaTGGACATGAGTGTATGCGAAGATGATCTGTTAGTGTCTGACTCCAGCCCCCGGGAGGACCTGCTCCATGCACGCACTGATGATGTTTTTGATGTGCCAGAATATGCCAGTGACATATATCACTATTCCAGACAGGCAGAGGTGTGTACTGAAGGCTTACCTTCCAAAAACTATCAAAATATTGTAATTATTTTATATTAGCATTTGTGTTTTTAGTTATTGTTTGTGTATTATATTCTCAGCCTCATATGCCAACATTCATAACTTACTATGCAGAAGAAACTAGAGTTTTCTAGGAAGTGAATGTTTAGGGAATGGAACAGCTCAGATTTACATAAGCTGAACAACTAACATTGGTTAACTTTTCTCTTTGTAAATGATCTCTTGTTTGTAGTATATATGATAGAAGaggtaaaatgaaggaaattactGATTTATGTAGTGTGCGTATGACTAACTTGTCATGGTTCCTCGCTTCTAAGGAGGGTGTCaacttggtatatatatatatatatatatatatatatatatatatatatatatatatatatatatatatatatatatatatatatatagatagatagatagatagatagatagatagatagatagatagatagatagatagatgagtaGATGGTTATGACTACTCATTGAACAAATACTCTTTGTGCAGGTGTTCCACAAGCCTCGGGCCAACTACATGTCGAAGCAGATGGACATCACGGCCAACATGCGGTGGATCCTGGTGGACTGGCTGGTGGAAGTGGC belongs to Scylla paramamosain isolate STU-SP2022 chromosome 29, ASM3559412v1, whole genome shotgun sequence and includes:
- the LOC135115509 gene encoding G2/mitotic-specific cyclin-A-like, which codes for MSSMHIDEDQENRVPAHRRLKREAGTSGTRSASFGLQGNNSRRPVLCPIGSSNVRKQPVRAAKQGVSYETGVPQQSDENAGAIQKTLSTSSLQSFTIHQDSTSSLPSSTSISGSQAATCATTTSSSSSSSNKSSLSLSQSHSTSLPAVRQPLRERKVKPTQDESPEIIDLDPSITSLHRSSDSSEASGGGEVMDMSVCEDDLLVSDSSPREDLLHARTDDVFDVPEYASDIYHYSRQAEVFHKPRANYMSKQMDITANMRWILVDWLVEVAEEYSLHAETLYLAVSYIDRFLSHMSVKRDKLQLVGTTAMFIAAKFEEIYPPDVSQFAYITDNTYKVGQILRMEHLILKVLSFDMAVPTAHFFVNKFSRLLKTPEEVVHLALFLAEMSMLDCDPFLRYLPSLIAASAVALANHTQGRVAWPQHMAEWTGYTLEDLRECYVNLYRAFSRVQEPQQHAIRDKYKSNKWHGVSQLTPRSTFPW